From Salvelinus fontinalis isolate EN_2023a chromosome 30, ASM2944872v1, whole genome shotgun sequence, one genomic window encodes:
- the LOC129829122 gene encoding outer mitochondrial transmembrane helix translocase, whose protein sequence is MVLKEIPTEGVARPLGRNEVIGLLFRLTIFGAVTYFTIKWMVDAIDPTRKQKMEAQKQAEKLMKQIGVQNVKLSEYEMSIAAHLVDPLTMQITWSDIAGLDEVITELKDTVILPIQKRHLFEGSRLLQPPKGVLLYGPPGCGKTLIAKATAKEAGFRFINLQPSTLTDKWYGESQKLAAAVFSLAIKLQPSIIFIDEIDSFLRSRSSSDHEATAMMKAQFMSLWDGLETDYNCQVIIMGATNRPQDLDSAILRRMPTRFHINQPNVRQREEILKLILDNENVEPTVDFVEIAKETDGFSGSDLRELCRDAALLCVRDFVHNTHANDSLEEDCIRSIQQQDMQRAIQKMRKSKSAGGQSVLMHAAMD, encoded by the exons ATGGTATTGAAGGAGATTCCAACTGAAGGTGTTGCCCGGCCCTTGGGCCGGAATGAAGTTATTGGTTTACTCTTCCGACTGACTATATTTGGTGCAGTCACCTACTTCACCATAAAGTGGATGGTTGATGCCATTGATCCCACAAGGAAACAGAAAATGGAAGCACAGAAACAG GCAGAGAAACTCATGAAGCAGATCGGTGTGCAGAATGTCAAGCTCTCAGAGTATGAGATGAGCATCGCAGCACATCTGGTGGACCCACTGACCATGCAG ATCACATGGAGTGATATTGCTGGCCTAGATGAGGTCATCACTGAGCTGAAAGACACTGTCATACTTCCCATACAGAAGAGACACTTGTTTGAGGGATCCAGACTGCTTCAGCCACCAAAAG GTGTGCTGCTGTATGGACCACCTGGCTGTGGAAAGACGCTGATTGCCAAAGCAACTGCCAAGGAAGCTGGCTTCCGCTTCATCAACCTGCAGCCTTCCACCCTCACAGACAAGTGGTATGGAGAGTCCCAGAAACTGGCTGCTGCCGTCTTCTCTTTAGCCATTAAGCTCCAGCCCTCAATCATCTTCATCGATGAAATTG ACTCTTTCCTGAGAAGCCGTTCCAGCTCTGACCACGAGGCCACAGCCATGATGAAGGCTCAGTTCATGAGCTTGTGGGATGGGCTGGAAACTGACTACAACTGCCAG GTCATCATTATGGGGGCCACTAACCGTCCACAGGATCTCGACTCTGCCATTCTGAGGAGAATGCCCACAAGATTTCACATTAATCAGCCT AATGTCAGGCAGAGGGAAGAAATCTTGAAACTCATATTGGACAATGAAAAT GTTGAGCCCACTGTTGACTTTGTTGAGATAGCGAAGGAGACTGATGGATTCTCAGGGAGTGACCTCAGAGAGTTGTGTAGGGACGCTGCTCTGCTCTGTGTGCGGGACTTTGTCCATAACACCCATGCCAATGACAG TCTAGAAGAGGATTGCATCCGGTCCATCCAGCAGCAAGACATGCAGAGGGCCATCCAGAAGATGAGGAAGTCCAAGTCTGCAGGGGGACAGAGTGTACTGATGCATGCTGCTATGGATTGA